The Nerophis ophidion isolate RoL-2023_Sa linkage group LG09, RoL_Noph_v1.0, whole genome shotgun sequence genome contains a region encoding:
- the LOC133559414 gene encoding zinc finger protein 239-like isoform X2 has protein sequence MRTGAHTPPGNFLQSAAHEEEQSLEQHPCQQESRVNFGHTELELLHIKQEHPALWEADDQVREDSRVSCAPQSSGWEQDEQEDNKGSLQMEIQVDTAPLTPPVSTLQSSPPREGLERQTLAGSAGQTFTELSHLTLVTQDYRCHLCDKSFSFNHHLVNHALRIHWKDVRCAVCGDSLESPVRLSEHLQSHRGSKTCPTCGKRCSSVSALAEHTISHTGEKPHRCHMCGKECSRKGDLKIHMRIHTGEKPYCCSHCAKRFTHSGHLRKHLRSHTGERPHTCGVCGRGFLQSTHLKHHLTTHRQTS, from the coding sequence ACTTTTTGCAGTCAGCAGCCCATGAGGAGGAACAATCCCTTGAACAGCATCCCTGTCAGCAGGAGTCGAGGGTGAACTTCGGTCACACGGAATTAGAGCTGCTCCACATTAAACAGGAACATCCGGCACTGTGGGAGGCAGACGACCAAGTCCGGGAGGATTCCCGAGTCTCGTGCGCGCCGCAGTCTTCTGGCTGGGAGCAAGATGAGCAAGAAGACAACAAAGGGTCTCTGCAAATGGAGATTCAGGTGGACACTGCACCCTTGACGCCTCCTGTCAGCACTCTTCAATCATCTCCGCCCCGGGAAGGACTTGAGAGACAAACCCTAGCGGGATCAGCAGGGCAAACCTTCACCGAGTTGTCACATCTGACTTTGGTCACGCAGGACTACCGCTGTCACCTGTGCGACAAGTCCTTCTCCTTCAACCACCACCTGGTCAACCACGCGCTCCGCATCCACTGGAAGGACGTGCGCTGCGCCGTGTGCGGAGACTCCCTGGAGTCCCCCGTGCGCCTTAGCGAGCACCTTCAGTCGCACCGCGGCTCCAAGACCTGCCCCACATGCGGCAAGCGGTGCAGCAGCGTGAGCGCGCTGGCCGAGCACACGATCAGCCACACGGGCGAAAAGCCGCACCGCTGCCACATGTGCGGCAAGGAGTGCAGCCGCAAAGGCGACCTGAAGATACACATGAGGATCCACACGGGCGAGAAGCCGTACTGCTGCTCGCACTGCGCCAAGCGCTTCACGCACAGCGGGCACCTTAGGAAGCATCTGAGGAGCCACACGGGCGAGAGGCCGCACACGTGTGGCGTCTGCGGGCGAGGCTTCCTGCAGAGCACGCACCTCAAACATCACCTGACCACTCACCGGCAGACATCTTGA